One Dreissena polymorpha isolate Duluth1 chromosome 9, UMN_Dpol_1.0, whole genome shotgun sequence genomic window carries:
- the LOC127844516 gene encoding uncharacterized protein LOC127844516 has product MDKNRRKGAGQVETLGGNHTREALQGLLRRGLATITTVKMNIYSALSTCTALTVGWQHNVCLQEKQKPLSFIDKVRLMRQVRPSMHMSPTDMKAWKETLSSIFHVKDIRRFQNSYGLHIKMARLEQRVWAIVEEVSGDSVKITEKFFRPLLKIQSTEDIESCLNILRSKGLAEYNNKIKEFLGSRPLTKKRKQTDLEDDANEECSNTSEGLLEKYSKVVDELQMMKDKCSKLETENSELRRQLTEHCSKSKENSSKDKEIEAFWRFEDGREEWLPAKLIRKYANGECSVQYSDGVSRVRSSWVREVGQM; this is encoded by the exons ATGGATAAAAATCGAAGGAAAG GTGCCGGACAGGTTGAGACCCTTGGAGGGAATCACACAAGGGAAGCCCTTCAGGGTCTTCTAAGGCGTGGTCTCGCAACTATAACCACAgtcaaaatgaatatttattcagCCCTGTCAACATGCACAGCCTTGACGGTGGGTTGGCAGCACAATGTTTGCTTGCAGGAGAAGCAAAAGCCTCTAAGCTTCATTGACAAGGTGAGGCTTATGAGACAAGTTCGCCCATCAATGCACATGTCACCAACGGATATGAAGGCTTGGAAAGAAACTCTGTCTTCCATCTTTCATGTGAAG GACATCAGAAGATTCCAGAATTCGTATGGACTGCATATTAAGATGGCTCGGCTTGAACAGAGAGTTTGGGCCATTGTGGAGGAAGTTTCGGGTGATTCAGTGAAGATCACTGAAAAATTCTTCAGACCACTCTTGAAAATTCAATCAACCGAGGATATTGAGTCGTGTCTGAACATTCTGCGAAGCAAAGGATTAGCtgaatataacaacaaaat aaAGGAATTTTTGGGATCCAGACCacttacaaaaaaaagaaagcaaactgACCTGGAAGATGATGCCAATGAGGAATGTTCAAACACTTCTGAGGGACTCCTT GAGAAGTACAGCAAGGTAGTTGATGAGCTTCAAATGATGAAGGACAAATGTTCCAAACTGGAAACGGAAAACTCAGAATTGAGGCGTCAACTGACAGAGC ATTGCTCGAAGTCCAAGGAAAATTCATCAAAGGACAAAGAAATTGAAGCATTCTGGAGATTTGAAGACGGACGAGAGGAATGGTTGCCGGCCAAATTGATCCGAAAATATGCTAACG GAGAGTGTTCAGTCCAGTACTCTGATGGAGTTAGTAGAGTGAGGTCCTCATGGGTGAGAGAGGTGGGACAGATGTAA
- the LOC127845892 gene encoding GTP-binding protein REM 1-like codes for MAFQVPQRGNENEARDRLMQYAMVSSSLWPEHNKCRTMGGSVSNTPSLQVGSKTSRLPRINSICSSEGDIGPVSPISCTPSSLSRDIPRMSPVAYVHRVVVVGAPGYGKTALNQQFMTSEYLGGFNRSSDGEAEKMVNVLLNGEETVLSFLERPDIDYLVSDDAVMVYIIVYACDDRPSFDRAVNILFTLRQKQHRHQIIIFDGNKSDLVRSRSVTTEEAKAVAVTYDCKFIETSVVLNVHVDELLVGVVKQLRIRNEAEVETGNAPTGCASTSISILKKIFKKELIFKSSGNLYI; via the exons AAGCACGGGATCGGCTTATGCAGTATGCGATGGTGTCCAGTTCACTGTGGCCAGAGCACAACAAATGCCGCACCATGGGTGGCTCTGTCTCCAATACACCGAGCCTACAGGTTGGGAGCAAGACAAGCAGGCTGCCTCG CATCAACAGCATATGTTCTTCTGAGGGAGACATTGGTCCTGTTTCACCCATATCTTGTACGCCGAGTTCCTTGTCACGTGATATTCCCAGGATGAGTCCTGTGGCATATGTGCATCGCGTGGTAGTAGTTGGGGCACCTGGATACGGTAAAACTGCGCTTAACCAGCAGTTTATGACTTCCGAATATTTAGGTGGATTCAATAGAAGTTCCG ATGGAGAGGCGGAAAAGATGGTAAATGTATTACTCAATGGCGAGGAAACTGTGCTGTCATTTCTTGAACGACCAGACATAGATTATTTGGTaagt GACGACGCCGTTATGGTCTATATCATTGTTTACGCCTGTGATGACAGACCGTCGTTTGACCGAGCGGTCAACATTCTGTTTACATTACGTCAGAAACAGCATCGCCATCAAATCATTATTTTTGATGGAAATAAGTCCGACCTCGTGCGATCAAGAAGTGTGACAACAGAAG aGGCCAAAGCTGTTGCCGTGACATACGACTGTAAATTTATTGAGACTTCAGTGGTGTTGAACGTACACGTCGATGAACTGCTGGTAGGCGTTGTAAAGCAACTACGTATTCGTAACGAGGCTGAAGTCGAAACCGGCAATGCACCCACGGGATGTGCCTCGACTAGCATATCAATTCTCAAAAAAATATTCAAGAAGGAGCTCATATTCAAGTCAAGCGGAAATCTTTACATTTGA